GTTGACCACCACCTCACTAAAAGCTGCCGGCCTGTTTGAGGTAAATTAGGAACACTGAACAACCAGGCAGTGTTGACCACAACCACCGCACAGAGCGACCCGCAGTAGTCTCAATAGTGCAGTTATCCAGAAGGAAAGGGTTACTTCAGGAAATTGTTGAGTAAATCTCTTTCAATTAACAAAGAGCACATGACAAGTAGAGCGGAGTGAAGTTTATTATGACTTAGTTTTATGACATTATACTCACACAGCCTTTATTACAGGATAACCTTTCCGGACAATTGATTTCACATGATTTCTGTGGAGACTTAAGTCAACTGACTGTCTCTTCTCTGATTGACTGTCTGATGTTCCAGGGTGACATCATGGGGGACGagacacacccctctctccacactctgCTCCTCCAGCCAGTACAGAGGATCCCTGAGTACCTTCTGCTGCTGCAGGTTAGGCTCTTTCCCCTCCATGACACTCTGATACATACATCCAGTACACCACCAACCCAACATAGGTATTTATAAAAGAGCGGACTTCACCATCAGAGTATCTTAAATCAGAGTGGTGATAATGTCTTGTGGGCAGACTACGTAAACTTAAATGGTACCGTAGATCTGTCTTTATACTATTGGGCACCGATAGCTAACGAGCAGCAACAGTTCTGGTGCTTAGGTTTTTCATCACTGGTTATTTAGACAAATCACGATTTTACAGGAGTTCGCATTCAGCCCATAGACTTGCAAAGAGAGTGGGTGGTGGTCCTTGTTCCAGTTCTACTTCTCATTCTAGCAGCTCTTCATCTCTTATCTTAACATGCATGGACCCAGAACTTCATCAAACATCTCACCAATTACGCAAGACTTTAGTTCTGTGTTAACTGAGATTAGAGCGGTGACTGTATGAAATGGTTAGTGCTTGGTTCACATGAGTCCGTAGCATCCCTGTGTGGTCTGGTTTGGTTTCAGACCCTGTTGAAGCAGACGGATGCAGAGCACCCTGACTACTACCTGCTGCTGCTGTGCATCCAGCAGTTCAGTGCCTTCACTGCCCAGTACGCCCACCTACTGCAGCACAACCAAGAGCTGCTCCTTCACAACCGCAAGGAGCTCAAGAGGTCAGCTTCTGATCCAGGCTCAGATTTGGTGTTTTGGTAAGCGTGTGCACATGGGGAACAGGGTACAGATTAACGGGTCTGTGGACAGTGAACTGTGATGGTATATTTCAGACATTCTGCTGTGAATGTGACTATATAAAGAAGAAGACAAAATATAGTTATTTTCTTGTTGCAGGTCAACTATGAAGCAGTTCTTCAAAAACGTGGACTGTGGTAACGTTATGCAAGCCAATGAGATGGGTTCTCCTTACCCCAGCAGCAATGCAATACTGTAAGTTCGTTCTGACTACACTCAGACATTCGTAATATCAGTCAGTCCTTCATGCATTTCTTCATGCAGTAACTCTGTCTGTCCCACTGacagcctccccctctcccctcacagagAGCATGCCAACCAGGTGAAACGCAGCAAGCAGAGGCTCCTGGAGCAGATCCAGTCTAGACGCTTTCAGGACTGGGAGAGTGAGGCCCACCACTCTGACTCTGCCATCCCGTTTTTCTCCCCTGACACCGACCCTCGCCTCAAACCCCCATGCCTGCAGAGCATTCCTGAGATCGGGTCATCAGAGCGGCTGCCCGGCAAACGGCTGCCCCCAGGCTCAGCCATGGCTGATGCCCTGGGGGAGTTCCTTCTCCCTGGGGATGCCCCGGGCTTGGAGGGGCTGTATGAGGACACAAACTCATCTCTTCACAACATGTCCATGTTTGACCAATGCTCCAGCGCTTCCTCTGACTCTAGCATCGACATTGCCTTTGTGCGCTACCCCAAGAGCCACCAGGCCGTCCGTGAGGTTTACAACAGGGGCAGCCGGGAGAGTGGGTACAAGCAGCTGCCTGGTCGGGGGTGCGTGTCTCCAGACGAGGCAGGAATGATGCGAGTTCACCACCACCGCCCCCTGCAGGCCGATCAGCGTAAGAGCAAGTCCCTGAACGGGTTGCAGCTGGACAGCACTGTGAGTGGGGATAGTGGCCCCGGACATCTCTCTGACCACCTAAGGGGCCACGGGGCCCACCAACACACCAAGCTGGAGAGGCAGTCCAGTAATAAATATCACCCACGCAGCAGCAAGAGCCAGAGCAGCAACAACAGCCCCATCAGCCCCCCGCAGCAAAAGGCAgaaccagagagacagatagcagTCACTGAAGAGGAGCTACataaccaccaccacaaggtgcgCATCAGGGAGTGGATGGATGAAGGCCACAGTTATCAAGCAATGAGGTTGAGTTTATGAGGCGCCCTAAGGTTATTGTTGATTTTTTTAGATGGAAGAGGGCTGATCAGCCATAGACTAGAATGTGAGAGTACCTTTGCCTGCTGGGAGGTTTGAGTGTTTCAGTTTTGGGGCCATTTGTGACTATGTACTATATGTGTGATATTATTACAGAGCACTGAGTGTATTTACAAAAATGTTACTCCTTTACGTAGGACTCTGGGAGCCTACCCTGGGGGGAGGAGCCAAGATGGAAGGCTGAGGGGAATAACCACACCCCCTTCAGTGAGAGGAGCCGGAAACAGGAGAAGGGAGGATTCAGGAGCTCCTTCAAGAAGCTCTTCAAGAAAAAGTAATATATGCTGGAAATGCTGACCAAAAACAGAACATTATTGGCAGTATCAAATTCAGAAAGCCAACATCATCCTACACTTTATTTGACAatgtcagtaaaaaaaaaaaaaaaaatactaacaAATCGTCCACTCACCACTAAACCAATTTCCATTTGGTGTTTACGTAGAAAAATCTATTTATATGCCACAAATCAGGTTTGAAAGCTTTAATATAATTTTTGAAGTTTCGATAGAGACAATGTTCGTCTGACAGGTCGTGCTGTGAACATCTCTCCTCTTGTATCAAGGGCACTTTACAGCGCCATTCATTTACAGGAGCTAGGAAGAAACAATACTTGTCAAATACATGCTGGAATTACTCCAGTAATGCTGTACGGTGGATCCAGTAGCAGTGCAGTAACCTCATATATATACTGTGTCCTCTAGGtcggggggaggagagaaagacaaggaCAAAGAGAAGCCAGAAAGCCAGAACTCCAGTGAGGCAGGCAATATCCCAGGAGTCGCCCACCTAGGCATCGACCGTGGGACTGCTGTGTGAAGTGTGACTAGAACCGCACTACAAATTAAGTGTTCTGAGAAAGGCTTCAAATAGGTGCCTTGATAACGCACACACAATTCTAAGCAAAATGATAGGCTATATAGACACACATTCACTGCAATGCAATATGAAACATGCTGGAAGAGCAAATCAGACTGACATACTCCattcctatataactactgtaaaaATACTGTATAGGTTAAGTATTTGTTTTTGAATTAGTACTAGTTTTTCCATTTTAGAGGTCTCCTCAATATCCATGGAGATAATAtattttgtataatactgtatactcaTGAACTGCAATAATGTAGGTAAAGATCGATAATTTTCCATCAAGATGATTGGAATAAATATCTCCCCCTCAAACCAAAATAAAATGTTGATTTTTAATGTgaagttatttttttatttttttataaatgaaATTGTGACAAGACAATTAAACAACATAAGAAAAGTCCACGTTGTAATCAATAGTCGCTATACCACATGTTAACCAACCAATAACGTATTTCTGAAAAACTCACAAATCATATTGCCTGCTTAGCAATTACTCCCCTTTGAAAAATATAGGTACTTATCTACAATGCTTGCAAACCATAAAATGTGAAACAGATTCAACATTTCCATCATATTTCTGTACGACAGACAACAGCCTTCAGTTCCTTCTTTTAATGTGTTAACCAGTTTCATAAATCTGTTACACATTTGAAACAAAATATAGGCAATTATACAGTATGTAAAACCAACCTATTTTAttttacagtatatacatgtaatAATGTGCATTGCAATATGAAAATGATAATGCAGCATAAAGGAAGTTAGTTTGTCCATAATCATTACACATGTTTACTGTGTAAATTAAAACCAACATGAATTTTGTAGTGTTTTAACTTGTTTCCTTCTACACAACTCGTTTCCTTTTGTTCTAACACGAGGTAGAGACACCCAACAAATTTTGGCCATAAATTGAGAACACATTTTGGCATTACATAAAAACATGTAACATTCATATTTTTGAAACATCTTCACTGAGCCCTACAGTAAGGAATGTTTAGTTCTGGCCATTTGACTATAGTGTATATGATCGATATTGACATTGAGAATTACAACATGATGAAACCCTGGTGATTAAAACAACAGCATCACTGGAGCCTGTTTTGGTATTTCACCTTTGACATTACACCCTCCACGATCTCAAAGTATTTCAAAACAAGTTCAGTGAGTGTTCTAGAATAACCTGACTTATCTAATGTAACCCCTGTGTCACAGCTTGTGAGAACATATGCATGTTtaagtttacacacacacatacagttacaTACAACGTCACATTTCTTTTTTAAATATCTTTTTGTGCAGATTTTAACACCAGTGATTCCACAGTATTAAAAAAGCATACAACTAAGCTTAGAAGTAAGCCTGCAATTAAAACCGCTTGAAATGAATGTTCACCTCATAGAGTTACAACTGGAAGCTAAGAATGAAACTGTAGATCTCCCATTAGACATTTCTCAAAGCAAACCAGAAAGGAAGTTCCCACATCTGGGCTGACGATGCGTGCAGAATGACATTACCAGTATAGTGGTACTTCCTTGTTGCTCAGACTTAGCCAAACCTCAGAGAGGGGGCTTCAAATCCTGTCCCTGATCACATGATCAAAAAACAGGAAGTCCTTTTTAGTGCTCAAACTGTCCCCCCCCCGCACCACCCCTTAAAATCTTTATAACTGTACAGAATACCTATGCACACGTATCTACATGACCAGTCTTTAGTGTACAACCCCAGAGTAGCCAGGGTACCTTTCTGCAAAAAAATACTACATTTATATTTACAACAATTAAATACAGGTCAATTAAGCACTTGTGTGGTGTAAGCTGAGATGCTAGCAGTGGATGAAATCATATAGAAGTCACCCAGGTGTTTGTTACCTGCCACAATAAATAAAGGTGTTAAAGGAAGTAAAAGGCCATTTGGAAGCGGATGCTTGAAGGATCTGTCTTCTGTGAAGCTGAAGCAGTAgtgtctatagtctgtctgtctacagtgtgtctatagtctgtctacagtgtgtctatagtctgtctgtctatagtctgtctacagtgtgtctatagtctgtctgtctatagtctgtctacagtgtgtctatagtctgtctgtctatagtagtgtgtgtgtgtctgtctgtctatagtgtatatgtatatctgtctatagtagtgtgtgtgtgtctgtctatagtagtgcgtgtgtatctgtctgtctatagtagtgtgcgtgtatctgtctgtctatagtagtgtgtgtgtgactgtctatagtagtgtgtgtgtgtgtctgtctgtctatagtagtgtgtgtgtctgctgatagtgggtgtgtgtgtctgtctgtagtgggtgtgtctgtctatagtgggtgtgtctgtctgtctctggcttCTGTCTCtagcgtctgtctgtctctagtgtctgtctgtctctagtttctgtgtctgtctgtctgtctgtctcgagtgtctgtctgtctgtctgtctcgagtgtctgtctgtctgtctctagtgtctgtctgtctgtctctagtgtctgtctgtctgtctctagtgtctgtctgtctctagtgtctgtctgtctgtctctaacgtctgtctgtctgtctctagtgtctgtctgtctgtttctagcgtgtctgtctgtctctagcgtctgtctgtctgtctgtctgtctgtagtgtctgtctgtctgtctctagcgtctgtctgtgtctgtttctagcgtgtctgtctgtctctagcgtctgtctgtctgtctctagcgtctgtctgtctgtctctagtgtctgtctgtctctagtgtctgtctgtctctctgtctgtctctagcatctgtctgtctgtctctagcgtctgtctgtctctagtgtctgtctgtctgtctctagtgtctgtctgtctgcctctagtgtctgtctgtctgcctctagtgtctgtctgtctgcctctagtgtctgtctgtctgcctctagcgtctgtctgtctgagtgtctgtctctagtgtctgtctgtctgagtgtctatctctagtgtctgtctgtctgagtgtctgtctctagtgtctgtctgtctgagtgtctgtctgtctgagtgtctgtctctagtgtctgtctgtctgtctctagtgtctgtctgtctgagtggctgtctctagtgtctgtctgtctgtctctagtgtctgtctgtctctagtgtctgtctgtctgagcgtctgtctgtctgcctctagtgtctgtctgtctgcgtgtctgtctctagtgtctgtctgtctgagtgtctgtctcgagtgtctgtctgtctgtctgtctgtagtgtctgtctctagtggctgtctgtctctagtgtctgtctgtctgagtgtctgtctctagtgtctgtctgagtgtctgtctctagtgtctgtctgtctgagtgtctgtctctagtgtctctagtgtctgtctgtctgagtgtctgtctctagtgtctgtctgtctctagtgtctgtctgcctctagtgtctgtctgcctctagtgtctgtctgcctctagtgtctgtatgtctgtctctagtgtctgtctgtctctagtgtttgtctgtctgtctctagtgtttgtctgtctgtctgagtgtctgtctgcctctagtgtctgtctgcctctagtgtctgtctgcctctagtGTCTGAGTGTCTGCCTCTAGTGGCTGAGTGTCTGCCTCTAGCGTCTGCCTctagcgtctgtctgtctgtctgtctctagcgtctgtctgtctctagcgtctgtctgtctgtctctagcgtctgtctgtctgtctctagcatctgtctgtctgtctctagcatatgtctgtctgtctctagtgtctgtctgtctgtctatctctagtgtctgtctgtctctagtgtccgtctgtctgtctctagtgtctgtctgtctgtctctagtgtctgtctgtctgtagcgtctgtctgtctctagcgtctgtctgtctgtctgtctctagcgtctgtctctagtgtctgtctgtctgtctgtctctagtgtctgtctgtctctagtgtctgtctgtctgtctgtagtgtctgtctgtctgtctgtctgtctgtctgtagtgtctgtatgtctgtatgtctctagtgtctgtctgtctgtctcaagtgtctgtctgtctgtctgtctgtctgtctgtagtgtctgtatgtctctagtgtctgtatgtctctagtgtatgtagtgtctgtagtgtctgtagtgtctgtagtgtctgtagtgtctgtagtgtctgtcgtgtctgtgtctgtagtgtctgtgtctgtagtgtctgtgtctgtagtgtctgtagtgtctgtgtctgtagtgtctgtgtctgtcgtgtctgtgtctgtcgtgtctgtgtctgtcgtgtctctagtgtctgtagtgtctgtcgtGTCCGTGTCTgtcgtgtctgtgtctgtcgtgtctgtgtctgtagtgtctgtgtctgtcgtgtctgtctgtagtgtctgtcgtgtctgtagtgtctgtcgtGTCTgtcgtgtctgtgtctgtagtgtctgtgtctgtagtgtctgtgtctgtatgtctctagtgtatgtagtgtctgtcgtgtctgtgtctgtcgtgtctgtgtctgtagtgtctgtgtctgtagtgtctgtagtgtctgtcgtgtctgtgtctgtagtgtctgtagtgccTGTGTCTgtcgtgtctgtgtctgtcgtgtctgtgtctgtagtgtctgtgtctgtagtgtctgtagtgtctgtagtgacttGTGTAACCCAGGGTGCTGTGCGGTTTGATCAGTAGCTGTTCTCGTGTCCAGCCAGGATGTAGAGGTTGCTCGGTGCTGTGGGGTTGTCTGTTGGCCTGCTTTCCAGCACCACCACTCTGAAACACAGTGGGGGCAAGTTCAGCTCAGACTCACACTGTGAAAGTATATGGTCCTAGAGGGGACCAGGGGGTTAAGGATGTAAGCCTCACACACAGAAAAAACTCTTTCACACCAACAGACCCcacaccccccaacacacaccagaTCCTACTTATAGCATACTCAAGCCCCATAGACAAATTCCATCATGTGAATAGGGTCAACGTGCTGTAGCAAAGTAGTTACTGACCCAAGAAAACAGAAAACCAACCCACACACTCATACAGGCAGAATGAAAACAAGGGTCCCCACAGGGGACATCCATAGATCAGAGAGTCTGTAGGCTAGACGAGACCTGGTGtgacccagggagaagtgagtatacctgggcagactggcggctccctCCTGCCCTGAACTGTCGTGCTGAGAGTTTCTTCATTCACAAAATCAAACAAGCAATTAAGAGACAAGCAAGCATGCATACAACCAACAACTAACACAACCAACACCAAAGACTTCAGGCGATCAGGGTTCTATACTACTGAAGCAAGTAATTTGAAAACAAACTGGGCATCATGACGACATCCATGTTAATGTTATCG
Above is a genomic segment from Oncorhynchus masou masou isolate Uvic2021 chromosome 23, UVic_Omas_1.1, whole genome shotgun sequence containing:
- the arhgef33 gene encoding rho guanine nucleotide exchange factor 33; this encodes MENGKSDEQDQEMEEANLEIAQLQALVVELRMGLQGVLQDVSVLQQRGRGLEERAQGQQSEVDDRIMGIRNSLNTFKEDLSGALSQIKEVTSRQKELQKGLELLQSETGREILSVQQRKSSKGDCIGEGHGCLSNQTELNVIQHYFASLPSCSPQMSTASTQTSNSEQEAASGQPQRAQSKSPVWRERKESRDDTDAQSVPENGKRQVAALELLESERVYVSYLSLLLKANITFNSSEALHTKDKRPFPSSLRFLIQQHLELLHTLQERVLKCQWQGIMGDVFMRLTSKESDFLDFYVSYLKELPECLSVVSMLTTTSLKAAGLFEGDIMGDETHPSLHTLLLQPVQRIPEYLLLLQTLLKQTDAEHPDYYLLLLCIQQFSAFTAQYAHLLQHNQELLLHNRKELKRSASDPGSDLVFWSTMKQFFKNVDCGNVMQANEMGSPYPSSNAILEHANQVKRSKQRLLEQIQSRRFQDWESEAHHSDSAIPFFSPDTDPRLKPPCLQSIPEIGSSERLPGKRLPPGSAMADALGEFLLPGDAPGLEGLYEDTNSSLHNMSMFDQCSSASSDSSIDIAFVRYPKSHQAVREVYNRGSRESGYKQLPGRGCVSPDEAGMMRVHHHRPLQADQRKSKSLNGLQLDSTVSGDSGPGHLSDHLRGHGAHQHTKLERQSSNKYHPRSSKSQSSNNSPISPPQQKAEPERQIAVTEEELHNHHHKDSGSLPWGEEPRWKAEGNNHTPFSERSRKQEKGGFRSSFKKLFKKKSGGGEKDKDKEKPESQNSSEAGNIPGVAHLGIDRGTAV